From Novipirellula artificiosorum, the proteins below share one genomic window:
- a CDS encoding metallophosphoesterase family protein, with product MKLGILTDIHEHIGPLDAALAHSSSENVDQVIVIGDLFETGEQIEETCQRLADAKVVGVWDNHDYGLCREVDDETLASYSDTVLNFMGSLQP from the coding sequence GTGAAGCTTGGCATCCTTACCGACATTCACGAGCACATCGGACCGCTGGATGCCGCACTTGCGCACTCTAGCTCTGAGAATGTCGATCAGGTGATCGTGATCGGTGACCTTTTCGAAACCGGCGAGCAAATCGAGGAAACATGCCAACGGTTGGCCGATGCCAAGGTGGTCGGCGTCTGGGACAATCATGATTACGGGCTCTGCCGAGAAGTCGATGACGAGACGCTCGCAAGTTACAGCGATACCGTCCTCAACTTCATGGGCTCGCTACAACCCTGA